One window of Streptomyces sp. NBC_00582 genomic DNA carries:
- a CDS encoding GFA family protein produces the protein MNATPADAQGTETAGERTGGCLCGRIRFTTQGPAVFPHTCACRHCQKLGGTPVMWWVGFDTVTWTGEGGEPTWYETFEGEAKRGFCPTCGSRLAAIDSDIPEIGINVTALDDTSGPDLVPIHASFRDNAVHWLPSVPETEHSTAG, from the coding sequence ATGAACGCCACCCCCGCCGACGCCCAGGGAACCGAAACAGCCGGGGAACGTACCGGCGGCTGCCTGTGCGGCCGCATCCGCTTCACCACCCAAGGGCCGGCAGTCTTCCCCCACACCTGTGCCTGCCGCCACTGTCAAAAACTCGGCGGCACACCAGTGATGTGGTGGGTGGGATTCGACACGGTCACCTGGACCGGTGAGGGCGGCGAGCCAACCTGGTACGAGACCTTCGAAGGCGAGGCGAAGCGCGGCTTCTGCCCGACCTGCGGCAGCCGCCTCGCGGCGATCGACAGCGACATCCCTGAGATCGGCATCAACGTCACCGCCCTCGACGACACCAGCGGACCGGACCTCGTGCCGATCCACGCGTCCTTCCGCGACAACGCCGTTCACTGGCTGCCCTCAGTGCCGGAGACCGAGCACAGCACGGCCGGTTGA
- a CDS encoding NUDIX domain-containing protein: MTSAERDTSRVENLSKTAAADSTQPPEPVNASAIIHDGQGRYLLHLRDANKPWIWEPGCWSLLGGGQEPQDLSLLDTVRRELREEAGLALADLEPYAVEHVTGTDATRVPIQVFSGRWNGDPTRLSLTEGVMLAWVRPEKFPYMTMLPSTRTLLERHAAEHPPPADELAVAAGPWSAEAPAGTVVPAGWSEDFLRHLSGDGCPMCANDYASDDIGWGALLRRGEVANAYLWRSGRVRGYCVLIHRGAPHVAEPTELSEAEAAAYWRDTLALGRALTAFYRPVKMNYSTLGNVVPHLHSHVCPRYAGHADPAPGGPLEWQFLDGGRQDEGRLQQDAAALRVLLGNA; encoded by the coding sequence TTGACGTCAGCCGAACGAGACACCAGCAGGGTCGAGAACCTGTCGAAGACGGCAGCCGCGGACAGCACCCAGCCGCCCGAGCCGGTGAACGCGTCCGCGATCATCCACGACGGTCAAGGCCGCTACTTGCTCCACCTACGTGACGCCAATAAGCCATGGATCTGGGAGCCCGGCTGCTGGTCGCTGCTCGGCGGCGGCCAGGAGCCGCAGGACCTCAGCCTCCTCGACACGGTCCGTCGGGAGCTGCGCGAAGAGGCCGGCCTGGCCCTCGCGGACCTTGAGCCGTACGCGGTCGAACACGTCACCGGCACCGACGCGACCCGTGTGCCGATCCAGGTCTTCTCCGGCCGCTGGAACGGCGACCCAACCCGGCTCTCCCTCACAGAGGGTGTGATGCTCGCCTGGGTGCGGCCCGAGAAGTTCCCGTACATGACAATGCTGCCGTCGACCAGGACGTTGCTGGAGCGGCATGCCGCCGAGCACCCCCCGCCCGCCGATGAACTCGCGGTGGCCGCGGGGCCCTGGTCGGCGGAGGCGCCGGCCGGGACCGTAGTGCCGGCCGGCTGGTCCGAGGACTTCCTCCGCCACCTCTCCGGCGATGGGTGCCCCATGTGCGCGAACGACTACGCCTCGGATGACATTGGCTGGGGCGCCCTGCTCCGCCGCGGTGAAGTGGCGAACGCGTATCTGTGGCGCAGCGGACGCGTACGCGGCTACTGCGTGCTCATCCACCGTGGTGCCCCGCATGTCGCCGAGCCCACCGAACTGTCCGAAGCCGAGGCCGCCGCCTACTGGCGCGACACCCTCGCGCTCGGCAGGGCCCTGACGGCCTTCTACCGTCCGGTGAAGATGAACTACTCCACGCTCGGCAACGTCGTCCCCCACCTGCACAGCCACGTCTGCCCCCGGTACGCCGGGCACGCTGATCCCGCGCCGGGTGGGCCGCTGGAGTGGCAGTTCCTCGACGGCGGACGCCAGGACGAGGGGCGGTTGCAGCAGGACGCTGCTGCCCTGCGGGTACTGCTAGGGAACGCGTGA
- a CDS encoding PIG-L deacetylase family protein, whose translation MPPSASASRPSLLGVFGHPDDESLLVGGVLAQHAAAGAATTVVTATWAPDSHRAGELADALDILGAGRPRMLGFADARIPDSAPGRPRLCVAPLEEVAGLIVEHIRAVRPQVVVTHDAYGQLTGHPDHLRTHQATLLAFHAAGLEHLYPQAGTPWQPDALYAATHPDSGVGELGVLLTQVGKKVLSVPDEHVTETVDVSDCMDRKLAAILAHRSEAARERPLPGILSRLPAAERESIIATEYFTLLARRPTPGGAVLQQSR comes from the coding sequence GTGCCTCCGTCCGCTTCTGCGTCCCGGCCGTCCCTGCTGGGTGTCTTCGGTCATCCGGACGACGAGTCCCTCCTGGTCGGCGGCGTCCTCGCGCAGCACGCCGCCGCGGGCGCCGCGACCACCGTGGTCACCGCCACCTGGGCCCCCGACAGCCACCGGGCCGGTGAACTCGCCGACGCCCTGGACATCCTGGGCGCGGGCAGGCCGCGAATGCTGGGCTTCGCCGATGCCCGCATCCCTGACTCCGCGCCCGGCCGGCCCCGCCTCTGCGTCGCCCCCCTGGAAGAGGTGGCCGGGCTCATCGTCGAACACATCCGCGCCGTACGGCCACAGGTCGTCGTCACCCACGACGCCTACGGCCAGCTGACCGGCCACCCGGACCACCTCCGCACCCACCAGGCGACCCTGCTCGCGTTCCACGCCGCGGGCCTGGAACACCTCTACCCCCAAGCCGGGACGCCGTGGCAGCCCGATGCGTTGTACGCCGCGACGCACCCGGATTCGGGGGTGGGCGAACTGGGCGTGCTGTTGACGCAGGTCGGCAAGAAGGTGCTCAGCGTGCCCGACGAGCACGTCACCGAGACGGTCGACGTGAGCGACTGCATGGACCGAAAGCTGGCCGCGATCTTGGCGCACCGTAGCGAAGCAGCGCGGGAGCGGCCCCTTCCCGGAATCCTCTCCCGCCTTCCCGCAGCGGAGCGGGAGTCGATCATCGCGACGGAGTACTTCACCCTCCTTGCCAGGAGGCCGACGCCGGGCGGGGCTGTACTCCAGCAGTCACGGTGA